A genome region from Magnolia sinica isolate HGM2019 chromosome 8, MsV1, whole genome shotgun sequence includes the following:
- the LOC131253379 gene encoding uncharacterized protein LOC131253379 isoform X1, giving the protein MSNRSLAMIHSSKRKIVVHCLLVCPCSYQAREFMRTSLTERMVLDGVQWQNRIHVADSSWSSDDVDLLVICLDGDGCKLRSGLVKIEEGLTLDTLIACDSCDLCKMTLMHYLCKIRIWSYFGLLLHMRSYKSLWRVKKGALVILCQIQMLAHC; this is encoded by the exons ATGTCCAATAGGTCATTGGCAATGATTCATAGTTCTAAGAGGAAGATCGTAGTACACTGTTTATTGGTGTGTCCATGCTCGTATCAGGCAAGGGAATTCATGAGAACTAGTTTAACTGAGAGAATGGTCCTTGATGGAGTgcaatggcagaacaggattcatgtagctgattcCAGTTGGTCTTCAGATGATGTTGATCTTCTTG TtatctgtttggatggtgatggttGCAAGTTAAGAAGTGGACTGGTGAAAATTGAGGAAGGTTTAACTCTTGACACGTTAATTGCTTGTGATTCATGTGATCTTTG CAAGATGACTCTCATGCACTATCTCTGCAAG ATCCGAATTTGGAGCTATTTTGGCCTACTTCTACATATGCGGTCGTACAAATCTCTTTGGAGAGTAAAAAAAGGTGCACTTGTTATCCTCTGCCAAATACAAATGCTAGCCCATTGTTAA
- the LOC131253379 gene encoding uncharacterized protein LOC131253379 isoform X2 — protein sequence MSNRSLAMIHSSKRKIVVHCLLVCPCSYQAREFMRTSLTERMVLDGVQWQNRIHVADSSWSSDDVDLLVICLDGDGCKLRSGLVKIEEGLTLDTLIACDSCDLCKMTLMHYLCKVDYYMLSTLDCMDRSEFGAILAYFYICGRTNLFGE from the exons ATGTCCAATAGGTCATTGGCAATGATTCATAGTTCTAAGAGGAAGATCGTAGTACACTGTTTATTGGTGTGTCCATGCTCGTATCAGGCAAGGGAATTCATGAGAACTAGTTTAACTGAGAGAATGGTCCTTGATGGAGTgcaatggcagaacaggattcatgtagctgattcCAGTTGGTCTTCAGATGATGTTGATCTTCTTG TtatctgtttggatggtgatggttGCAAGTTAAGAAGTGGACTGGTGAAAATTGAGGAAGGTTTAACTCTTGACACGTTAATTGCTTGTGATTCATGTGATCTTTG CAAGATGACTCTCATGCACTATCTCTGCAAG GTGGACTACTACATGCTGTCCACACTGGACTGCATGGATAG ATCCGAATTTGGAGCTATTTTGGCCTACTTCTACATATGCGGTCGTACAAATCTCTTTGGAGAGTAA